One genomic segment of Hevea brasiliensis isolate MT/VB/25A 57/8 chromosome 3, ASM3005281v1, whole genome shotgun sequence includes these proteins:
- the LOC110658277 gene encoding heterogeneous nuclear ribonucleoprotein 1: MEMELGKLFIGGISWDTNEDRLRQYFQAFGEVLEAVIMKDRATGRARGFGFVVFADPSVAERVVMEKHLIDGRNVEAKKAVPREEQNILNRNGSSSIHCSPGLARTKKIFVGGLASTVTETDFKKYFEQYGIITDVVVMYDHNTQRPRGFGFITYDSEETVDKVLHKTFHELNGKMVEVKRAVPKELSPGPTRSQLSGYNFGASRVGSFLNGYTQTQGYNPSSTGGLGVRMDGRFSPVTAGRNNFSPFGPGFGMGLHFDQRLTPSYGGNSNLSSNLGYGRLSPSYSGISGRFDSPIGYNGVNGGNSSALNSTARTLWSNGSINHASNSTKSSTFMGTGTGNSRIGSFGSVGGLWDSSANSGQGGSAGSAYSSGNLSYNSGDFSVGLGGVGYGRNSGASIVPFSSHAASQDDYGGPYADIYDNGPLYRDSAWPSFPLELEGSGSFDFGLGNAATDAVTKNSAGYGGGYSVTNRQANRGIAA; this comes from the exons ATGGAAATGGAGCTTGGAAAGCTATTTATTGGTGGGATTTCTTGGGACACAAATGAAGACCGTCTTAGGCAGTATTTCCAGGCATTTGGCGAAGTCTTGGAGGCTGTGATAATGAAGGATCGGGCAACTGGTCGTGCCCGTGGCTTTGGTTTTGTTGTTTTTGCAGACCCGTCTGTTGCTGAAAGAGTTGTGATGGAAAAACATCTCATAGACGGTAGAAAT GTTGAAGCAAAGAAGGCAGTTCCTAGGGAGGAACAAAACATTCTGAATAGAAACGGCAGCAGCAGCATACATTGTTCACCTGGTCTAGCTCGTACAAAGAAGATATTTGTAGGAGGTTTAGCATCTACTGTCACAGAGACAGACTTTAAGAAGTACTTTGAGCAGTATGGGATAATTACAGATGTTGTGGTTATGTATGACCACAACACTCAAAGGCCAAGAGGTTTTGGTTTTATTACTTATGATTCAGAGGAAACAGTCGATAAAGTGTTGCACAAAACCTTTCATGAACTCAATGGTAAAATGGTTGAGGTCAAACGGGCTGTCCCCAAAGAATTATCACCAGGACCAACTCGGAGCCAGTTAAGTGGGTATAATTTTGGTGCAAGTAGAGTTGGTAGCTTCCTGAATGGTTACACTCAGACTCAGGGATACAATCCAAGTTCTACTGGAGGACTTGGTGTTAGAATGGATGGTAGGTTTAGTCCTGTTACTGCTGGTCGGAATAACTTTTCTCCATTTGGTCCTGGTTTTGGGATGGGGCTGCATTTTGACCAGAGGTTGACTCCTAGTTATGGGGGAAATTCCAACCTAAGTTCTAACCTTGGCTATGGGAGATTGAGTCCTTCATATAGTGGAATTTCAGGAAGGTTTGATAGCCCTATTGGATACAACGGAGTCAATGGTGGAAATAGTTCTGCCTTAAATTCAACAGCTCGAACTTTGTGGAGCAATGGAAGTATTAATCATGCTTCAAACTCCACAAAGTCTAGTACTTTTATGGGCACTGGAACTGGGAATTCAAGAATCGGTTCTTTTGGCAGTGTTGGAGGACTCTGGGATTCCTCAGCTAATTCGGGACAAGGTGGCAGTGCTGGCTCTGCCTATAGCAGTGGCAATCTTAGCTACAATAGTGGAGATTTCAGTGTTGGTCTTGGAGGGGTAGGATATGGAAGAAATAGTGGGGCAAGTATTGTGCCATTTTCATCTCATGCTGCATCACAAGATGATTATGGTGGGCCTTATGCAGACATTTATGATAATGGCCCCTTGTACAGGGATTCTGCATGGCCATCTTTTCCTTTAGAGCTAGAGGGTTCTGGCTCATTTGATTTTGGGCTTGGAAATGCAGCTACAGATGCTGTGACTAAAAACTCTGCTGGTTATGGTGGTGGTTATAGTGTTACCAATAGACAAGCAAATAGAG GCATTGCTGCTTAG